CAACAGCTTTTGGTTTTTGAACAAATTAGTAATACACAAATTATTGAAGCAAAATATATAAATTTCTGGCAAAAAATTGCTGTGAAAGCTGCTGTTTTTTACTATCACAAAATTCTAAAAAAAGACCCACTAGGTATGATTCTTGAACGTTTTAACGTAGCTCAAGAAAAAGATGATCTTCTCTTCCTTGACCTTAACCGTTGGCTGGGTAAAAAAGCCAGCATTATTGAGACTTTAGGCAAGGTTCATATTAACTATGCACGCGTACGTGAAGCAGAGTTGGTTGTCTTTGGTAATGTTAATCTTGCTGCGTTACTTTTCCGAGATCAAGATGATGATTTTGATGATGACCTTGAAGACACGGAAATTACGCCAATACAGCAAAAAGATGCATAACAGTGGTATGAGCTAAAGAAACTAGCTGCTAAAAAACACAAAGAGATTACATATTTAGCATAAATCCTGATTTTTTCTCCACGATCAACAGGCATAATATGCAAAAGTCATAGATGCATCAGCACTGACCTTTCAGTCTGTACAAGGATATTTACTTATGGCAACAAAATTTCTGAAATCATTCAGCATCGCAACGGGTATTTCGACAACTTTGCTTATTGCAGGTTTCTCTAGCCATGCACTTGCCATGAGCCCATTTCAGGCAAATTACCAATTTACCTACAATAATAAAGGTATGGGTTCAGCAACACGTGCTCTTAGTCAACAAGGAAATAACTGGACTTATCAATTCACTGCAAAAGCGGGTGGAATCGCATCTGCAAGTGAAACAAGTAAGTTTAGTTTTGCAAACGGTAAGATTGGTTCTCAAAGCTTTAGCCGTACCAGTAAAATTTTGATTCATAACAATACGATGAATATCAATTTTAACCCTGGCAACAAAACAATTAGCACTAAAAAAGATGATAAGGCACGCTCATTTGCATGGCAGGCCGGCGTACTTGATGAGTTAAATGCAGAATTACAAGTTCGTGAAGATTTAAAAAATGGTTCACTTAAAACTTCATATCCTCTTGCCGATGCAAAAGAAGTTGAAAATCGTCGTTTTGTGAAACAAGGCAACGAAAAAATTAAGACCTCTTATGGCACCTTTGACACTGTAAAAGTTGTTTTAGAACATGGCAGACCAGATCGTAGTACTATTTTCTGGCTAGCTCCTAAATTAGACTATTTACCAGTTAAGGTAAGTCATATTGATGGTAAAACATCTTATGGTTTGTTATTAACAAGTTATACAGGTAAAACGAATTAAAGCTTGCATTTTTTCGGATGCTTTTTAAAATACGCATTTGCTTTAAAAAGCATCCGTCTAGAGGATTCTCCCGTGCACGCACTAGAACAGAAAATCTTAACAGAAGGTATCGTTCTATCTGATCAAGTCTTGAAAGTCGACGCTTTCTTAAACCACCAAATTGATCCTGTACTCATGCAGCAGATTGGTAAAGAATTTGCCGCTCGCTTTAAAGATGCAGGGATTACCAAGATTATTACCATCGAAGCTTCAGGTATTGCACCAGCAATCATGGCAGGTTTAGAACTTGGTGTACCTGTAATTTTCGCTCGCAAATATCAATCGCTTACATTAAAAGATGATTTATATCGCTCTAAAGTATTTAGTTTTACTAAACAAACTGAAAGTACAATTGCGATTTCAAACAAACATCTTCATTCAACTGATAAAGCATTAGTTATTGATGACTTCTTGGCGAATGGTCAAGCAGCATTAGGATTAATTGATTTAATTCACCAAGCAAATGCAGAAGTTGTAGGTGTCGGTATTGTGATTGAAAAATCATTCCAACCGGGTCGTGACTTATTGCTTGAAAAAGGTTACCGCGTTGAATCATTAGCACGTGTTCAATCACTGACTAATGGCACCGTAACTTTTGTTAAAGAATAAAACAGTTTTCAATAAAAAAGAGCGGATTTCCGCTCTTTTTTATTGCTTAAAATTAAGCGAGAAGTTTTTTTACCACTTCACCTAAGCGCTTACCTTGTGCTTCACATAAGATTTTTTCGTCTTGACTTAAGCCTTGGTCATGCCTAGGGCCACTCACATGACTTGCACCATACGGAGTGCCTCCAGTTTTAGTATTTGACAAAGCTGGAATAGAGTTTGGCAAACCTAAAATCATCATGCCATGATGAAATAACGGCGGTAACATCGTTAACAAAGTACTTTCCTGCCCACCATGCATTGAACCAGAAGAAGTGAAAACACATGCTGGCTTGTTATGCAAAGCACCATTTAGCCAAAGACTTGTGGTCTGATCCCAAAAATATTTCATTTCGCTTGCCATATTACCAAAGCGAGTTGGAGACCCTAGTGCTAAACCTGCACAATTAGCCAAGTCGTCTAAAGTGCAATAAATATCACCTTCCTCAGGAATACTCGGTTCAGCTTCTGTTACAACTGTTGCAATATTAGGAACTGTACGAATTTTTGCACTAATCCCCGCAGATTCAACACCATTGGCAATTAGATGCGCCATTTCTTTAGTGGAACCATATTTACTGTAATAAAGCACAAGAATGTAAGGTTGCATCGGTTTCATGAATTTTGTTAAAAAGAACACTATACGGTATTTTTTATTTTTTTGGCGCAGCCAATTTTATGAAATTCTAGAGGTGATTGATTTTTAAGGGTAACAGTAACAAATATCGGTAAAAGCTTATTACTACGTTTTGTTACCATGATACATACGGAACTTTCAGAATACTTTTTTATTCTTTAGGTTAAAGTTTACCCATATCAACTATTAGTGTTCTCAACCGAATACGCTGGTGACTCACAATCACCCACATCATGATTAAAAAAATCGGGATAGATGACGCATGTTAGAACGTTTTTTGAAGAAGCTTCCTTTTTATAACAAGACCTGGTTTCAATTTATTTTATTCGTAATCAAGCGTTTCGAAGCCGATCGTTGCCGGGAACAAGCTGGCTCTCTCACTTATACGACTCTTTTTGCTGTTGTGCCGATGCTAACAGTATTTTTAGTTATTATTTCTTCGATTAAAGCGTTGGAACCTGCCAGACAACAGTTACAACATTTAATTTATAGTAACTTTCTACCTAAGAGCACCATTGCTTTTGATAAAGCACTGAATGCCTTTACTGAAAAATCCAGTAACTTAACCGTTATTGGTGTGTTATTTCTATTTGTCACAACAGTTTTGATGCTGACATCAATTGAAACTGTGTTTAACCGGATATGGCGAGTAAAAGAAACCCGCAGTGGTATTGTTGGCTTTATGCGCTACTGGACCATTATTTCACTTGGTCCAATTATTTTAGGCAGTGCATTTGTTATTTCATCTACTGTTGCGTCCATGAACTTATTAAGTAATAACTTCACGGGTTACCAACTTGATGGTGCCTTTCTACTCTGGCTTATCTCTTTTGTTCTGACTGTTTTGGGTTTTTTCATTTTATATTGGACCATTCCCAATCGCACAGTTCCGCTCTATTCGGCAGCTATAGCAGCAAGTTTAAGTGCCGTATTGTTTGAGATTCTTAAAAACTTATTTAGCTTTGTAATGTCAAACTTTACCAGCTATGAAATTATATATGGTGCTTTTGCAGCAGTACCAATTTTCCTGTTATGGGTGTTTTTATCGTGGAATATTGTATTACTTGGCGTTGAGGTAAGTTTTGCACTGACAGCTTTTCATTCAGGCAAAGAGCAAAAAAGACATCCGGTACTCATGCTACTCGATATTTTAGAATTATTTTATAAAAAGCAAAAACTTGGTGAAAGTGTAAATGATAAAGAAGCTTTAGGAATTTTAGGCCGTGGTGAAATTGGTCGATGGCCCGCTTACGTCATATTACTCGAAGAGCAAAATTTGGTTAAACGCACAGATAAAGATGAATATGTTTTAGTTCGCAATTTATCTCAAGTCGACTTTTGGAGCTTCTTTACTGCTTTGCCTTATCCACTTCCTTTACGTCAAGATGTATTAAATGTGCATGAGGATGACGAATGGATGGAAAAAATTGGCCCTGCTTTAGTTGAATCAAATGATTATTTAGCAGCGAAACTTTCTATTCCACTTTCAACAATTTTTGAAGAGAAATAAAAAATGAACTAGCTACAGGGCTTAACCTTTGTTTGGTTGGCCCTGCTTTAGGCTCATTACTACTATTCCGGATAGCACCAAAATACTTCCAAAAATAAATTTCATTTCCAGTGTTTCATCTAATAACAGCACACTAAACAGAACACCAAATAATGGTGTTAAAAAAGAAAATACACCTAATCGTGAAGCTAAATAATTTCTTAATAGCCAAAACCACAACAATAAGCTTGCGAAAGATACAATCAAGGTTTGAAAACTTAAGCTTAAAACCATTAGAGTTGTTAAATGAATCGTTGTCTGGTCTGTCAAAAAAGCAATGAATAACAATAAAATAAAGCATCCAGTTAACTGATAAAATAAAGTTTGAGTCGCCGGAGCTTGAGCTAAAGAAGATAAGCGAACAATAATGGTACTTAATGCCCATGCAATTCCAGCCAAGAGTGCATACAGGTCACCAAGCCACATCTGATTTAAAGCTGATGTATTGATAGCTGTATTGGTCGGATAAAATGTAATAATAATCCCGATAAAAGCTAGAGCAATACCACCCCATTGCGCTGGGTTCAAACGTTCAGTAGGAAATTTCCAATGCAAACCTAATGCAACAAAAATTGGCGCTGTATAAAGCAGAACTACAGTATGAGAAGTAGACGTCAACTTTAGGGCTTGGGTTACGAAATAAAATTCTAATGAAAAAAATAAAGCGACAAGCGCACCAGCTTTAATGTGCTGATAAGAAAACAGATGAATCGAATGATCACGCCATAATAAAGGTAAAACCAAAATAGCAGATAGCCCAGAGCGTAAGGCGATTTGCATAATCGGTGTAATATCTGATGCTGCTATTTTTAAAACCACTTGTTGCAGTCCTAAAATCATGCATAAAAGCACCATTAAAGCCGAAGCTCTGGCATCCAGATTTTTGCGCTCTTCCATTTAGCACCTTTATTTATAGCGAAAAATCAGACTATAGAACTGTCGTGTTTACATGATATAGTGAAAAACAGACAAGCCATAAGCATTTTCAGGCAATTTTCAAAATGAAAAAATCAGCTCACCGCGTGCAAGATTTTCAAGAAATTCCTGCTCATAACTCAATTCCTGATTTACTCTGGTTTCGTGTCCGAAATGCGCCCGTAGAAACAGTTTATCCTCAACATGCACATGCATGGGGTGAATTTATTTATGCTTTTAGTGGTGTACTCGAAGTTAACATTGATCAAATTAACTATTTAACCCCTCCACCTTATGGAATCTGGCTCCCCCCTTATACAAAACATAGTGGAATTAACCGCAATAAAGTAACTCATGCCACCTTGTATATTCATGAGAGTTTGTGTCAAAAATTACCGCAGAAAGCAGGCATATTATTAACGTCCCCTCTTGTACCTGCCTTGCTAGATCATTTAAGACAACACCCTCAAGATGAAACTCAAACCGAATATTTACGGTTACTTCAAGTTTTATTAGATCAACTCATTCAAGCTGAGTTAGTCGGTAGTTATTTACCTACAACAAAGCATCCTGCTTTAGCAAAAATTTTAAATGATTTACATGAGTGCCCTGCCGATAATAGTACTTTGCAAGCGCTGGCTGAGCGAATAAATATGACTGAAAGAACCTTGGCACGGTATAGCCAGAAAGAGTTAGGAATGTCTTTGCATGAATGGCGTCAACGATTAAAAGTAATGAAAGCGATGACAATGCTCAATCAAGGCAAAACAATAGAAAGTATTGCTTTGGATTTAGGTTATGCCAGTGCATCGGCATTTATTTATATGTTTAAACGTTGGATGGGTTTCACTCCCGACCAGTTTCGAAAACTCTATCAATAAATTAATCTTGAGTGTAATAAAAAACCCTATTATCCATTGAATAATAGGGTTAAAAATTTAACGGGTTAAATTATGCTTTAACAAAGGTTTTCCAAACAAAATCTTGAGTCGCACCTTTCAAAGTCATTTTTAACTGATCCCCAGCATTTAATGGGCCGACTCCTGCTGGCGTACCCGTCATAATGACATCGCCTGGTTCAAGTGAGAATACTTGATTAATATCAACCAATAGATAAGCAATATTAAACATCAGTAAAGCGGTATTACCATCTTGACGCAACT
This window of the Acinetobacter sp. XH1741 genome carries:
- a CDS encoding DUF3108 domain-containing protein — protein: MATKFLKSFSIATGISTTLLIAGFSSHALAMSPFQANYQFTYNNKGMGSATRALSQQGNNWTYQFTAKAGGIASASETSKFSFANGKIGSQSFSRTSKILIHNNTMNINFNPGNKTISTKKDDKARSFAWQAGVLDELNAELQVREDLKNGSLKTSYPLADAKEVENRRFVKQGNEKIKTSYGTFDTVKVVLEHGRPDRSTIFWLAPKLDYLPVKVSHIDGKTSYGLLLTSYTGKTN
- a CDS encoding xanthine phosphoribosyltransferase encodes the protein MHALEQKILTEGIVLSDQVLKVDAFLNHQIDPVLMQQIGKEFAARFKDAGITKIITIEASGIAPAIMAGLELGVPVIFARKYQSLTLKDDLYRSKVFSFTKQTESTIAISNKHLHSTDKALVIDDFLANGQAALGLIDLIHQANAEVVGVGIVIEKSFQPGRDLLLEKGYRVESLARVQSLTNGTVTFVKE
- the wrbA gene encoding NAD(P)H:quinone oxidoreductase; protein product: MKPMQPYILVLYYSKYGSTKEMAHLIANGVESAGISAKIRTVPNIATVVTEAEPSIPEEGDIYCTLDDLANCAGLALGSPTRFGNMASEMKYFWDQTTSLWLNGALHNKPACVFTSSGSMHGGQESTLLTMLPPLFHHGMMILGLPNSIPALSNTKTGGTPYGASHVSGPRHDQGLSQDEKILCEAQGKRLGEVVKKLLA
- a CDS encoding YihY family inner membrane protein encodes the protein MLERFLKKLPFYNKTWFQFILFVIKRFEADRCREQAGSLTYTTLFAVVPMLTVFLVIISSIKALEPARQQLQHLIYSNFLPKSTIAFDKALNAFTEKSSNLTVIGVLFLFVTTVLMLTSIETVFNRIWRVKETRSGIVGFMRYWTIISLGPIILGSAFVISSTVASMNLLSNNFTGYQLDGAFLLWLISFVLTVLGFFILYWTIPNRTVPLYSAAIAASLSAVLFEILKNLFSFVMSNFTSYEIIYGAFAAVPIFLLWVFLSWNIVLLGVEVSFALTAFHSGKEQKRHPVLMLLDILELFYKKQKLGESVNDKEALGILGRGEIGRWPAYVILLEEQNLVKRTDKDEYVLVRNLSQVDFWSFFTALPYPLPLRQDVLNVHEDDEWMEKIGPALVESNDYLAAKLSIPLSTIFEEK
- a CDS encoding DMT family transporter — encoded protein: MEERKNLDARASALMVLLCMILGLQQVVLKIAASDITPIMQIALRSGLSAILVLPLLWRDHSIHLFSYQHIKAGALVALFFSLEFYFVTQALKLTSTSHTVVLLYTAPIFVALGLHWKFPTERLNPAQWGGIALAFIGIIITFYPTNTAINTSALNQMWLGDLYALLAGIAWALSTIIVRLSSLAQAPATQTLFYQLTGCFILLLFIAFLTDQTTIHLTTLMVLSLSFQTLIVSFASLLLWFWLLRNYLASRLGVFSFLTPLFGVLFSVLLLDETLEMKFIFGSILVLSGIVVMSLKQGQPNKG
- a CDS encoding helix-turn-helix transcriptional regulator, producing MKKSAHRVQDFQEIPAHNSIPDLLWFRVRNAPVETVYPQHAHAWGEFIYAFSGVLEVNIDQINYLTPPPYGIWLPPYTKHSGINRNKVTHATLYIHESLCQKLPQKAGILLTSPLVPALLDHLRQHPQDETQTEYLRLLQVLLDQLIQAELVGSYLPTTKHPALAKILNDLHECPADNSTLQALAERINMTERTLARYSQKELGMSLHEWRQRLKVMKAMTMLNQGKTIESIALDLGYASASAFIYMFKRWMGFTPDQFRKLYQ